From a single Nymphaea colorata isolate Beijing-Zhang1983 chromosome 4, ASM883128v2, whole genome shotgun sequence genomic region:
- the LOC116252452 gene encoding bifunctional adenosine 5'-phosphosulfate phosphorylase/adenylylsulfatase HINT4 → MASNSGCLFCQIARSATATKLLHDDGKVVAFEDINPSALRHYLVIPVEHISTVKDLQRRAEDYLLVSHMLEVGKELLQNNAPEAVKHRFGFHHPPFNSVDHLHLHCLALPYTSRWRHLKYLSWRPYGFVEVEKLLEKIKPSTPIQI, encoded by the exons ATGGCGAGCAACAGCGGCTGTCTCTTTTGTCAAATCGCTCGCTCTGCTACTGCAACGAAGCTTCTCCATGAC GATGGGAAAGTGGTGGCATTTGAAGACATCAATCCTTCTGCGCTTAG ACACTATTTGGTTATCCCGGTGGAACATATTTCAACTGTGAAGGATCTTCAAAGGAGAGCAGAGGATTACCTTTTAG TTAGTCACATGTTGGAAGTTGGCAAAGAGTTATTGCAAAACAATGCACCTGAAGCTGTAAAGCATAG GTTTGGTTTCCATCATCCACCATTCAATAGTGTGGATCATCTTCATCTCCACTGTTTAGCACTGCCTTATACATCAAG ATGGAGACATCTCAAATATTTATCGTGGAGACCCTATGGCTTTGTAGAGGTGGAGAAGCTACTGGAGAAGATAAAGCCATCGACACCAATACAAATTTGA
- the LOC116252451 gene encoding probable aspartyl protease At4g16563 codes for MASAAPLLLLFLSLLFLVNAFPLSAPPPFLLLPLNHTLSQTQTAQPVHHLLKLSSLRSTARFRSFRHHHHNRRHRPVPLSPGSDYTLPLTIGQPPQTVQVYLDTGSDVVWMPCARFECILCEDKPRSPSPPLIPTASLSDIPCASPACSTAHSSAHSSDLCAIAGCSLDDLETSSCQKPCPPFYYAYADGSLIARLVSSRLHLQGAGIHFQNFTFGCAHSTLAEPVGVAGFGRGALSFPGQIAARRFSYCLVPHRFSSPHHRPSPLLLGRKPSASDEDDAGVSYTPLLPNPRKPYFYYVGLEGALVGNRWISAPESLRGVDSAGNGGLVVDSGTTFTTLPGEFFQRVKAEFVRGLGGSLERASDVEEASGVGPCYYVEGGDWRRTVPGLVLVFRGNASVELPKESYFFDLGSGGALHRGRAHGCFLVMGATEGENDDEGGGPAGLLGNFQQQDVEVIYDLEKRRIGFKRRDCGSMWDSL; via the coding sequence ATGGCTTCCGCAGCACCACTGCTcctgctctttctctccctcctgtTCCTCGTCAATGCCTTCCCTCTGTCTGCCCCACCTCCTTTCCTCCTGCTTCCGCTAAACCACACCCTTTCTCAAACTCAAACAGCACAACCCGTCCACCACCTACTGAAACTCTCCTCCCTCCGTTCCACCGCCCGTTTCCGTTCTTTCCGCCATCACCACCATAACCGCCGCCACCGCCCCGTCCCCCTTTCCCCGGGCTCCGACTACACCCTCCCTTTGACCATAGGCCAACCCCCTCAGACCGTCCAAGTCTACCTCGACACAGGTAGCGACGTCGTCTGGATGCCCTGCGCCCGCTTCGAATGCATCCTATGCGAGGACAAgcctcgctctccctctcctcccctCATCCCCACCGCCTCCCTCTCCGACATACCCTGCGCCTCTCCGGCATGTTCCACCGCCCATTCATCCGCCCACTCGTCCGACCTCTGCGCCATCGCAGGTTGCAGCCTCGACGACCTCGAGACATCCTCTTGCCAGAAGCCTTGCCCGCCCTTCTACTACGCCTACGCCGACGGCAGCCTCATCGCCCGCCTCGTCTCCAGCCGTCTTCACCTCCAGGGTGCCGGCATCCACTTCCAGAACTTCACCTTTGGCTGCGCCCACTCCACCCTCGCCGAGCCCGTCGGCGTCGCGGGGTTCGGCCGCGGGGCCCTCTCCTTCCCCGGCCAGATTGCTGCCCGCCGCTTCTCCTACTGCCTCGTCCCCCACCGCTTCTCCTCTCCCCACCACCGCCCCAGCCCGCTCCTCCTCGGCCGAAAGCCCTCCGCTTCAGACGAAGACGACGCCGGGGTCTCATACACTCCCTTGCTCCCGAACCCCCGGAAGCCGTACTTCTACTATGTGGGGCTGGAGGGCGCGCTCGTCGGCAACAGGTGGATTTCCGCACCGGAAAGCCTACGAGGGGTCGATTCCGCCGGCAACGGCGGGCTTGTGGTTGACTCCGGGACGACGTTCACGACGCTGCCGGGGGAGTTCTTCCAGCGAGTGAAAGCGGAGTTCGTGCGCGGGCTCGGCGGGTCCCTGGAGCGGGCCAGCGACGTCGAGGAGGCCAGCGGGGTGGGGCCCTGCTACTACGTCGAGGGAGGTGACTGGAGGAGGACGGTGCCGGGGCTGGTGCTCGTGTTCCGGGGCAACGCCAGCGTGGAACTGCCGAAGGAGAGCTACTTCTTCGACCTCGGGAGCGGCGGGGCCCTCCACCGGGGCAGGGCCCACGGGTGCTTCCTGGTGATGGGGGCCACCGAGGGAGAGAACGACGATGAGGGAGGTGGGCCCGCGGGGTTGCTCGGCAATTTCCAGCAGCAGGACGTAGAGGTCATTTACGATTTGGAGAAGCGCAGGATCGGGTTTAAGCGGAGGGACTGCGGGTCTATGTGGGACTCTCTTTGA